In the Kiritimatiellales bacterium genome, one interval contains:
- a CDS encoding protein arginine kinase produces the protein MRLDNIFNRHGGWLEAGPNEGPVISSRIRLARNLRDTTFPGWASKEGRNRVWNEVALAFDSVPDNEKFMRWRMDELNSLDRDLLFERHLVSRDLAERHIGAGVFVNKNECLAIMVNEEDHLRLQSLQPGLKLQHAWDVANQLDDELEKNLSYAFSSKLGYLTACPSNVGTGLRASVMLHLPGLVLTGEIKPVINAVSKIGLTVRGLWGEGSEASGHMFQISNQITLGKPETEIIAHLEQIVLEVIEHERNARARLMQSQPRRVLDHVGRAYGVLAHAVLMTTGEALDLLSALRLGTDLSLLPEIDRRELARLFIRIHPAHLQKEAGAVLTPEERDVKRADLIRNFLTNKDQ, from the coding sequence GTGAGGCTGGACAATATTTTTAACCGTCACGGCGGCTGGCTTGAGGCGGGCCCTAACGAAGGGCCGGTTATTAGCAGCCGGATTCGTCTGGCACGCAATCTGCGCGACACGACCTTCCCCGGCTGGGCTTCTAAAGAGGGTCGCAATCGCGTCTGGAATGAGGTTGCTCTCGCATTTGACTCTGTGCCGGACAATGAAAAATTTATGCGCTGGCGGATGGACGAATTGAATTCGCTCGATCGTGATCTGCTGTTCGAGCGCCACTTGGTCAGCCGTGATCTCGCGGAACGTCATATTGGCGCCGGTGTTTTTGTTAATAAAAACGAATGTCTCGCGATCATGGTGAACGAAGAAGATCACCTCAGGTTGCAGTCTTTGCAGCCGGGATTGAAGCTGCAGCATGCCTGGGACGTTGCCAATCAACTGGACGACGAGCTTGAAAAAAATCTTTCCTACGCATTTTCAAGCAAGCTCGGCTATTTAACGGCGTGCCCGTCGAATGTCGGTACCGGCCTGCGCGCCAGCGTCATGCTGCATTTGCCGGGACTCGTGCTCACCGGTGAAATTAAACCGGTAATTAACGCTGTCTCAAAAATCGGACTCACTGTGCGCGGACTGTGGGGCGAGGGCTCCGAAGCGTCCGGACATATGTTTCAGATTTCAAACCAGATTACACTCGGCAAGCCGGAAACAGAAATCATCGCGCACCTTGAGCAGATTGTACTCGAAGTAATCGAGCACGAGCGCAATGCGCGCGCGCGGCTGATGCAGTCACAGCCGCGGCGCGTGCTCGACCACGTCGGCCGCGCGTACGGCGTGCTGGCGCATGCCGTGTTAATGACCACCGGCGAAGCGCTCGATCTGCTGTCGGCGCTGCGACTGGGAACCGATCTTTCGCTGCTGCCGGAAATTGACCGTCGCGAGCTCGCGCGACTGTTTATTCGCATTCATCCGGCACATCTGCAAAAAGAGGCCGGCGCAGTGCTGACGCCGGAAGAACGCGATGTAAAGCGCGCTGATCTAATCCGAAACTTTTTAACGAATAAGGACCAATGA
- the ilvE gene encoding branched-chain-amino-acid transaminase produces the protein MKVFLNGKIVDEKDAVVSVFDHGLLYGDGIFEGTRVYNGRIAFLDEHIDRLFDSAKTILLDIGMTKDEIKQATVDICKANSLKEGYMRHVVTRGVGNLGLNPYSCKKAQVIIIAAGIKLYSEEMYQNGLKIITAGTIRNMAEAVNPRVKSLNYLNNIMAKIEAINSGVEECLLLNAQGYVAEASGDNVFAIKDNKLLTPATWCGALDGVTRNVVMKLAAEMGMDVVETVLTRYELWTADEMFLTGTAAEVIAVVELDKRPIGDGKPGPKTQQLIKAYRNLVNSTGTPVE, from the coding sequence ATGAAAGTTTTTTTGAATGGAAAAATCGTTGACGAGAAAGATGCGGTCGTTTCGGTGTTTGATCACGGACTGCTTTATGGCGACGGAATTTTTGAAGGCACCCGCGTCTATAACGGCCGCATCGCGTTTCTAGACGAACATATTGACCGCCTGTTTGATTCGGCGAAAACCATTCTGCTTGATATTGGCATGACGAAGGATGAGATCAAACAGGCGACAGTTGATATTTGCAAAGCAAACAGCCTAAAAGAGGGTTATATGCGCCACGTTGTAACGCGCGGCGTTGGGAACCTCGGTTTGAATCCGTATTCCTGCAAAAAGGCGCAGGTCATCATTATCGCCGCCGGAATTAAACTGTATTCCGAAGAGATGTATCAGAATGGGTTAAAAATTATTACCGCCGGTACAATACGCAACATGGCGGAAGCGGTGAACCCGCGCGTGAAGAGTTTGAATTATCTGAACAATATTATGGCGAAAATTGAAGCGATCAATTCCGGCGTTGAAGAGTGCCTGCTGCTCAACGCACAGGGCTATGTCGCCGAAGCATCCGGCGACAATGTGTTCGCGATTAAAGACAACAAACTGTTAACACCGGCAACCTGGTGCGGCGCGCTCGACGGCGTAACGCGCAATGTTGTTATGAAACTTGCCGCTGAAATGGGCATGGACGTGGTTGAAACGGTGCTTACCCGTTACGAACTCTGGACGGCAGACGAAATGTTTCTTACCGGAACCGCGGCTGAAGTGATCGCAGTGGTTGAGCTGGATAAACGCCCGATCGGCGACGGGAAACCCGGTCCGAAAACGCAGCAGCTTATTAAAGCCTATCGCAATCTGGTTAACAGTACCGGCACGCCGGTTGAATAA
- a CDS encoding UvrB/UvrC motif-containing protein produces the protein MKCDLCDKEAVVHLTQMVNNEMKEVHLCDEHAKVQGVDLQTPISITDILMGLSQQIKTPAPAELTLACPRCGMSRDEFRKNGRLGCPDCYKTFMAELTAAVKAMHHSAQHIGKIPAREGVQTRMKSKLARLQKELDEAIAREEYERAAQLRDEMKISRSAADEGGAA, from the coding sequence ATGAAGTGTGATCTCTGTGACAAAGAAGCCGTAGTGCATTTGACGCAGATGGTGAACAATGAAATGAAAGAAGTTCACCTTTGTGATGAACACGCCAAAGTGCAGGGCGTTGACCTGCAAACTCCCATTTCTATCACCGATATCTTAATGGGACTCAGTCAGCAGATCAAAACGCCGGCGCCGGCGGAACTGACGCTGGCGTGTCCGCGCTGCGGGATGTCGCGCGATGAATTCCGTAAAAACGGCCGGCTCGGCTGTCCGGACTGCTATAAAACATTTATGGCCGAATTGACTGCCGCCGTAAAAGCGATGCACCATAGCGCGCAGCATATTGGAAAAATTCCGGCTCGCGAAGGTGTGCAGACGCGCATGAAATCAAAACTCGCACGGTTGCAGAAAGAACTGGATGAAGCCATTGCCCGTGAAGAGTATGAGCGCGCCGCACAATTGCGCGACGAAATGAAAATCAGTCGTTCCGCCGCGGATGAAGGGGGCGCCGCGTGA
- the trpA gene encoding tryptophan synthase subunit alpha has translation MKPTRIDRKFAELKRQGRKGFIAYIGAGDPTLDDTVDIVLRLEDAGVDIVELGLPFSDPLADGRVNQDAAGRALAAGATFDGVMNCIRKIRERSAIPMMFYAYINPLYKRGFETAMHTAAGAGIDGFLLLDLPFEEAGSYQKVISGVNLNNIMLITPTTPETRIKKIMQYADGFVYCVSTAGITGVRSSVAAGAPALVALTRKHTRLPVALGFGIGTPAQAAEVAEFADAVVVGSAIVNRFHNNPHTAAGRAAAASYVSEMVRAVKGD, from the coding sequence ATGAAACCGACCCGCATTGATCGCAAATTTGCTGAACTGAAACGGCAAGGCAGAAAAGGATTTATTGCGTACATCGGCGCCGGCGATCCGACGCTGGACGACACGGTGGATATTGTGTTGCGGCTCGAAGATGCCGGCGTGGATATCGTCGAACTCGGCCTGCCGTTTTCTGACCCGCTGGCGGACGGGCGGGTCAATCAGGATGCCGCCGGGCGCGCACTGGCTGCCGGCGCAACCTTTGACGGCGTGATGAACTGTATTAGAAAGATCAGGGAACGCTCTGCAATTCCGATGATGTTTTATGCATACATTAATCCGCTTTATAAACGCGGATTTGAAACCGCCATGCACACTGCCGCCGGTGCCGGAATTGACGGATTTCTGCTGCTCGATCTGCCGTTTGAAGAGGCGGGTTCGTATCAGAAAGTTATTTCCGGTGTGAATCTGAATAACATTATGCTTATCACACCGACCACGCCGGAAACACGGATTAAAAAGATCATGCAATACGCGGACGGTTTCGTTTATTGCGTTTCGACGGCCGGCATTACCGGCGTACGCAGTTCCGTTGCCGCCGGAGCACCGGCGCTTGTGGCGCTGACAAGAAAGCATACCAGACTTCCTGTTGCGCTCGGTTTTGGAATCGGCACACCGGCGCAGGCTGCCGAAGTTGCTGAGTTCGCCGATGCAGTCGTTGTCGGCAGTGCCATCGTAAACCGGTTTCACAATAATCCGCATACTGCTGCCGGTCGTGCCGCCGCCGCAAGCTATGTTTCCGAAATGGTGCGGGCGGTAAAAGGGGATTAA
- a CDS encoding sulfite exporter TauE/SafE family protein produces the protein MGDKKRNTWLKPPWLEANIMIAAIAIAAVALTIISNTSAVPVEGEMPTTQIVLLVLAFFLISFVITVVARISGIGGGVLFTPIMLAFTPVNSLIIRATGLIVAMFGGLISTGVFMKNGLGNFRMSITLTISQGVGAFVGAQGAVYISSAFGAAGEGPLRLSLGIILAFLGFYFISGGKKMEYPPVEKVDRFTKFFDLDSEYYERSEHRIVRYRVTRLGLGFLLTFIVGLIGGFFGMGAGWAITPVQNLGLGVPLKAAAANSGIILGMVDCVAVWPYILSGSIIPLFVLPWLIGNVSGGYIGALLLSRLRVHFVRIILIGIMFFTSFGLFSDALFKLGIVTRKLPPAINLIVFLAISLFVIFAIWRAQKKRSGKES, from the coding sequence GTGGGTGATAAAAAAAGGAATACTTGGCTTAAACCGCCGTGGCTTGAAGCGAATATTATGATTGCGGCAATTGCGATTGCCGCCGTGGCGCTGACAATCATCTCAAATACCAGTGCCGTACCGGTGGAGGGCGAAATGCCTACGACACAGATTGTATTGCTGGTATTGGCATTTTTTCTAATCAGCTTTGTCATTACGGTGGTAGCACGGATTTCCGGAATTGGCGGCGGTGTTCTGTTTACACCGATCATGCTCGCGTTTACACCGGTGAACAGTCTGATCATTCGCGCTACCGGCCTGATTGTAGCGATGTTCGGCGGATTGATCTCCACCGGTGTTTTTATGAAAAACGGACTCGGCAATTTCCGTATGTCGATCACACTGACGATCAGTCAGGGCGTCGGTGCATTTGTCGGCGCACAGGGGGCAGTGTACATTTCAAGCGCATTCGGCGCTGCCGGCGAAGGTCCACTGCGCCTTTCGCTTGGAATCATTCTGGCATTCCTCGGTTTTTATTTTATTTCCGGCGGCAAAAAAATGGAATATCCACCTGTTGAAAAAGTGGACCGCTTTACAAAATTTTTTGATCTCGACAGTGAATATTACGAACGCAGCGAGCACCGCATTGTTCGGTATCGCGTCACGCGGCTCGGACTTGGATTTCTGCTCACCTTTATCGTTGGATTGATCGGCGGATTCTTCGGCATGGGTGCCGGCTGGGCGATCACGCCGGTACAAAATCTCGGACTCGGAGTTCCGCTCAAAGCCGCCGCCGCCAACAGCGGAATTATTCTTGGCATGGTCGACTGTGTTGCAGTGTGGCCATATATTCTCAGCGGCAGCATCATTCCGCTGTTTGTGCTGCCGTGGCTCATTGGAAATGTCTCCGGCGGTTATATCGGAGCGTTGCTGCTCTCACGGCTGAGAGTGCATTTTGTGCGCATCATTCTCATCGGAATCATGTTCTTTACCAGTTTCGGACTGTTTTCCGACGCGCTGTTCAAACTGGGAATCGTTACCCGGAAGCTGCCGCCGGCAATTAATCTGATTGTTTTTCTCGCGATCAGTCTTTTTGTTATCTTTGCCATCTGGCGCGCGCAAAAAAAAAGATCAGGAAAAGAGTCATGA
- a CDS encoding ABC transporter ATP-binding protein, with protein sequence MKIEEYKLNPERFPGPILRTEEIHKTYYIGKRPVEVLHGVSLEIRRGEAVSIMGASGAGKSTLLHILGGLDQPDSGDVFFENRSLCKMSPARRAAFRAARCGFVFQSYHLLPELDVLQNVMLPAMAVKRKSGVQERAQYLLEQVGLSARTDHRPAELSGGEQQRVAIARALINTPDLLLADEPTGNLDSHTGENILNILFTLAQTDGLTLIVVTHNEEVARRCRHELILKDGKLEK encoded by the coding sequence ATGAAAATTGAAGAATATAAATTAAATCCTGAGCGTTTCCCCGGTCCGATTTTACGAACTGAAGAGATTCACAAAACCTATTATATCGGCAAACGCCCGGTGGAAGTGCTGCATGGCGTTTCACTGGAAATCCGGCGCGGAGAGGCGGTATCGATTATGGGTGCGAGCGGCGCCGGCAAAAGCACGCTGCTGCATATTCTCGGCGGACTCGATCAGCCGGATTCCGGTGATGTATTTTTCGAAAACAGGAGTCTGTGTAAAATGAGTCCGGCGCGCCGTGCGGCGTTCCGCGCCGCGCGCTGCGGATTCGTTTTTCAGAGCTATCATCTGCTGCCGGAACTGGATGTGCTGCAGAATGTGATGCTGCCGGCAATGGCGGTGAAGCGAAAATCCGGCGTTCAGGAGCGCGCGCAGTATCTGCTGGAGCAGGTCGGGCTGTCGGCGCGCACGGATCATCGCCCGGCAGAACTTTCCGGCGGCGAACAGCAGCGTGTAGCCATTGCGCGCGCGCTGATTAATACGCCGGATCTGCTGCTGGCGGATGAGCCGACGGGGAATCTGGATTCGCATACCGGCGAAAATATATTGAATATTCTGTTTACCTTAGCGCAGACTGACGGACTCACGCTGATTGTGGTAACCCATAACGAAGAGGTCGCCCGGCGCTGTCGACATGAGCTGATTTTAAAAGACGGCAAACTGGAGAAATAA
- a CDS encoding Rrf2 family transcriptional regulator codes for MKINLSLSKQETLLDQIPSIVALWYHFHTNRHAMFQLFNFSKPAAIAIHACAWLARQPQYTGRAAELCAALGYSQPHYVKVMQTLARRAIVVSQCGPAGGTTLLIEPAELTVWQVLEAVAGTIASSHTCPLEPAPCTQRCPLGQALRTAILSLTQELQTITIADVSQGLPAQPN; via the coding sequence TTGAAGATCAATCTCTCTTTGTCGAAGCAAGAAACCTTGCTTGACCAAATCCCGTCGATTGTGGCATTGTGGTATCACTTTCACACAAACAGGCACGCGATGTTCCAATTATTTAACTTCAGTAAACCGGCGGCGATTGCTATTCACGCTTGTGCCTGGTTGGCCCGCCAGCCGCAATACACCGGGCGGGCCGCCGAACTTTGCGCCGCTCTCGGCTATTCGCAACCGCACTATGTCAAGGTGATGCAGACTCTGGCACGCCGCGCTATCGTCGTCTCGCAGTGCGGCCCCGCCGGCGGTACCACTCTGCTGATTGAACCAGCTGAACTGACTGTCTGGCAGGTGCTTGAAGCCGTTGCCGGTACCATCGCTTCTAGCCATACCTGCCCGCTGGAACCGGCTCCCTGCACCCAACGATGCCCGCTGGGTCAGGCCCTCCGGACTGCTATTCTTTCTCTAACACAAGAGCTGCAAACAATCACCATCGCCGACGTCTCACAGGGATTGCCGGCCCAACCGAATTAG
- a CDS encoding corrinoid protein — MARNQELFDAITKGRRKDVAAIVQDLIDSKANVEEILMESMIPAMREIGDRFSRNEVYVPEMLIAARAMQAGLDLISPLLAETGHEPLGKVCIGTVKGDLHDIGKNLVAMMVKGAGYEVMDLGVDCDVSKFDEAVSNGAQIVMLSALLTTTMPYMKEVVDHLKAKGANIKVLIGGAPVTQEYADEIGADGYSSDANEAVTSVEKAFAALHA, encoded by the coding sequence ATGGCAAGAAATCAGGAACTGTTTGATGCTATTACTAAAGGCAGACGCAAAGATGTCGCCGCAATCGTTCAGGATCTGATCGATTCAAAAGCAAATGTAGAAGAAATTTTAATGGAATCGATGATTCCGGCGATGCGCGAAATCGGTGACCGTTTTTCCCGTAATGAAGTGTATGTACCGGAAATGTTGATCGCCGCCCGCGCGATGCAGGCCGGTCTTGACCTCATCAGCCCGCTGCTTGCTGAAACCGGACATGAGCCGCTGGGGAAAGTGTGCATCGGAACTGTAAAAGGCGATTTGCACGATATTGGCAAAAATCTTGTCGCTATGATGGTCAAAGGTGCCGGTTATGAAGTGATGGATCTCGGGGTTGATTGCGATGTTTCCAAGTTTGACGAAGCAGTGAGTAACGGTGCACAAATCGTCATGCTGAGTGCATTGTTAACGACGACGATGCCATACATGAAAGAAGTAGTCGATCACCTCAAAGCCAAAGGCGCGAATATTAAAGTGCTGATTGGCGGCGCGCCGGTAACTCAGGAATATGCCGATGAAATCGGTGCCGACGGGTACTCCAGTGACGCAAACGAGGCTGTTACCTCAGTTGAAAAAGCCTTCGCCGCGCTGCATGCTTAA
- a CDS encoding methyltransferase MtaB domain-containing protein, which translates to MSKTIAIDSLDRFVYGRSPRPVITKRGLALGTGMVFPEVNFTLPAMNITTETWPQVIAHYTEMADSVIRRAIELETPQLQIEFETLPEMTLNPAWGLEINRLLADKLIEAQEKHGVKTALRFTPNDIREFSRPPVMRSGVYWDNMLAVFAKAGEAGADFLSIESTGGKELNDEALINADLPGVVFALGVLGCRDMEFLWKHMVAACRENGVIPAGDSACGFGNTAMVLAEKKMIPKIFAAVVRVATVPRTLVALEQGATGPCKDCAYEGVYIKAITGTPVALEGKTAACAHLSPIGNIAAAVCDCWSNESVQNVQLLSGKAPEVSAEQLIYDCRLMNTAARRSCEDALRLRDWLVESDAPLDPQAYVLHPEIVLRISKKIVQGGTAYERTRIAVQAALEELRKGADEKAYYLDPREERWLERMEMSVEDDIPETEAEMIAQYAPLVDRSKCSLKEYGVDA; encoded by the coding sequence ATGAGTAAGACAATAGCTATAGATTCCTTAGACCGGTTTGTTTACGGCCGCAGCCCCAGACCGGTGATCACTAAACGGGGGCTTGCACTTGGCACCGGGATGGTTTTCCCCGAAGTTAACTTCACGCTGCCTGCAATGAATATTACGACAGAAACCTGGCCGCAGGTGATCGCGCATTATACAGAGATGGCCGACAGTGTAATCAGACGTGCAATTGAACTGGAGACGCCCCAGTTACAGATTGAATTCGAAACTCTTCCGGAGATGACCCTGAATCCGGCCTGGGGACTCGAAATCAACCGCCTGCTGGCTGATAAACTGATTGAGGCGCAGGAAAAACACGGAGTCAAAACTGCTCTGAGGTTCACACCGAATGATATTCGAGAATTCTCCCGTCCGCCGGTCATGCGCAGCGGAGTATATTGGGATAATATGCTGGCAGTATTCGCCAAAGCCGGCGAGGCCGGCGCCGATTTTCTTTCCATTGAATCCACCGGTGGAAAAGAATTAAATGATGAAGCGCTGATTAACGCTGATCTGCCGGGCGTTGTTTTTGCACTGGGTGTTCTAGGCTGCCGCGATATGGAATTTCTATGGAAACACATGGTTGCCGCCTGCCGGGAAAACGGTGTAATTCCGGCCGGAGACAGCGCCTGCGGTTTTGGAAACACCGCAATGGTGCTGGCCGAGAAAAAAATGATTCCGAAAATTTTTGCAGCGGTGGTGCGTGTCGCCACCGTGCCGCGTACGCTGGTGGCATTGGAGCAGGGTGCAACCGGACCTTGTAAGGACTGTGCCTATGAAGGGGTTTATATCAAAGCAATTACCGGAACGCCGGTTGCACTCGAAGGAAAAACAGCCGCCTGCGCTCATCTGAGTCCAATCGGCAATATTGCCGCTGCGGTTTGCGACTGCTGGTCTAATGAATCGGTGCAGAATGTTCAGCTGCTCAGCGGCAAGGCACCGGAAGTTTCTGCAGAACAGCTCATTTATGACTGCCGGTTGATGAATACTGCAGCCCGCCGTTCCTGTGAGGATGCGTTGAGGTTGCGTGACTGGCTGGTTGAGTCCGATGCTCCACTGGATCCCCAGGCGTATGTGTTGCATCCGGAAATTGTCCTGCGCATTTCTAAAAAAATTGTGCAGGGCGGAACAGCCTATGAACGCACCCGCATTGCCGTACAGGCCGCACTCGAAGAACTGCGCAAGGGAGCGGATGAAAAAGCCTATTATCTTGATCCGCGCGAAGAACGCTGGCTCGAGAGGATGGAGATGTCTGTTGAAGACGATATTCCGGAGACCGAGGCTGAGATGATCGCACAGTATGCACCGCTGGTTGACCGGTCAAAATGTTCACTGAAAGAATACGGAGTCGATGCATAA
- a CDS encoding cobalamin-dependent protein (Presence of a B(12) (cobalamin)-binding domain implies dependence on cobalamin itself, in one of its several forms, or in some unusual lineages, dependence on a cobalamin-like analog.), translated as MAKNKKLFNVMLTGRRKDVAALVQAEIAADADVTSVLMESMLPVTHAIGTQFPRNEISVLAMQIAACAMQADRGVIDSLLSKSGHEPFAEAVAGIPKGNQHDTVKNQVAMMMKGTGYKVMNCGTDCDVAGYDNAMAGNAPVLMLSALPPATMPYIKEVVDHFKTTDSNVKILIGGAPIAKEYVNQTGTGGYTGDTSQAVAAVEKIFDR; from the coding sequence ATGGCAAAGAATAAAAAATTGTTTAATGTAATGCTGACGGGCAGGCGCAAGGACGTTGCCGCGCTGGTACAGGCAGAGATTGCCGCCGATGCGGATGTGACATCGGTTCTAATGGAGTCCATGCTTCCGGTGACGCACGCAATCGGCACACAGTTTCCCCGCAATGAAATATCTGTTTTGGCAATGCAGATCGCTGCCTGCGCCATGCAGGCCGATCGGGGCGTTATTGATTCACTGCTGTCTAAAAGCGGACATGAACCGTTCGCCGAAGCAGTGGCTGGTATCCCGAAAGGCAATCAGCATGACACCGTCAAAAATCAGGTAGCCATGATGATGAAAGGCACCGGGTATAAAGTAATGAATTGCGGCACAGATTGCGATGTCGCCGGATACGACAACGCCATGGCCGGCAACGCGCCGGTTTTAATGCTCAGCGCGCTGCCGCCGGCAACCATGCCCTATATAAAGGAGGTGGTTGATCACTTTAAAACGACGGATTCAAACGTGAAAATTCTGATCGGCGGTGCTCCGATAGCTAAGGAATATGTTAATCAGACCGGAACCGGTGGTTACACCGGTGACACTAGTCAGGCTGTCGCTGCTGTTGAAAAAATTTTTGATAGATAG
- a CDS encoding GTP-binding protein: protein MHKAIPCHLIAGALGIGKTTAIRRFVARSAAFTGVIVNDFGKTGYDAALIAAGGGTDRLRVEHIPGGCLCCTSAAQMLPALEILCARPEVEQIIIEPGGIVLIDPLLEMLYAAAPRCRIEVMPVIVLFDPAKNRPERLAMIPYWNRLAECADIAVANRCDLAAPEQVETFMHCLKNWTPPKLSVICTSHDELPPEIFKLRKDTGCPVRTGHHYHAELPPSGIFSSGDTFYLPALIKLLETLAPQLDRFKGSVKTEQGWQRVEIAFGGVFYYPAPVAECTAVEWIGDVSGVAQQINACRLTR, encoded by the coding sequence ATGCATAAGGCCATTCCATGCCATCTGATTGCCGGGGCGCTGGGAATCGGAAAAACCACTGCGATTCGGCGGTTTGTTGCGCGGTCCGCTGCTTTTACGGGAGTGATCGTCAATGATTTCGGCAAAACCGGATATGACGCTGCGCTGATCGCGGCAGGCGGCGGAACGGACCGGCTGCGGGTTGAACATATACCGGGCGGCTGTCTCTGCTGCACTTCTGCCGCACAGATGCTGCCCGCGCTGGAGATACTTTGCGCCCGGCCTGAAGTTGAGCAAATCATCATTGAGCCTGGCGGGATCGTACTCATCGATCCGTTGCTGGAGATGCTGTATGCCGCTGCACCGCGGTGCCGGATTGAGGTAATGCCGGTGATTGTATTGTTCGATCCGGCGAAAAACCGGCCGGAGCGGCTCGCAATGATTCCGTACTGGAACCGGCTGGCGGAATGTGCCGATATTGCGGTTGCCAACCGGTGTGATCTGGCAGCTCCGGAACAGGTTGAGACTTTTATGCACTGCCTGAAAAACTGGACACCGCCGAAACTGAGCGTGATCTGCACATCGCACGATGAGCTGCCACCGGAAATTTTCAAGTTGCGTAAAGATACAGGCTGCCCTGTACGTACTGGACATCACTATCATGCGGAATTACCGCCGTCTGGCATTTTTTCTTCGGGCGATACGTTTTATTTGCCGGCACTGATCAAACTGCTTGAAACACTCGCTCCGCAGCTTGATCGGTTTAAAGGTAGTGTAAAAACGGAACAGGGGTGGCAGCGAGTAGAAATTGCGTTTGGCGGTGTCTTTTATTATCCGGCGCCGGTAGCGGAATGCACGGCGGTTGAATGGATCGGCGATGTCAGCGGCGTCGCACAGCAAATCAATGCTTGCCGGTTAACCCGTTAA
- a CDS encoding 4Fe-4S binding protein gives MTKRNIIKIDEEKCVGCGLCVNACNEGAIQLVNGKARLVSESYCDGLGNCLPKCPTGAITIVERDAAPFDPAAVARHKASLTAPAQKSPAPAGGCSGCLSQSISRLFDTNGAADPATPPPARTPPVMPAHTTGASQLAQWPCQIKLAPVNAPWFAHCKLLIAADCTAFAYANLHQDFMRGRVTLIGCPKLDSVNYAEKLTEILQQNEIKDLTLLRMEVPCCGGLTHAVKEALAASGKIIPWQIITISIDGHQIET, from the coding sequence ATGACCAAACGTAATATTATTAAAATTGATGAAGAAAAATGTGTCGGCTGCGGTCTCTGTGTCAATGCCTGTAACGAGGGAGCCATTCAACTGGTCAACGGTAAAGCGCGCCTGGTCAGTGAAAGTTACTGCGACGGGCTGGGCAATTGCCTGCCTAAATGCCCCACTGGCGCTATTACCATTGTCGAACGCGATGCTGCACCTTTCGATCCTGCGGCCGTCGCCCGGCACAAAGCGTCCTTGACCGCGCCGGCGCAAAAAAGCCCAGCACCGGCTGGCGGCTGCTCCGGTTGTCTGAGCCAGTCGATCAGCCGTCTTTTCGACACTAACGGTGCCGCCGATCCCGCGACTCCGCCTCCTGCCCGTACGCCCCCTGTCATGCCGGCTCATACCACCGGTGCCTCACAACTGGCCCAATGGCCCTGTCAAATCAAACTGGCCCCGGTCAACGCCCCCTGGTTTGCTCATTGTAAATTACTGATCGCTGCCGACTGTACCGCCTTTGCCTACGCGAATCTCCATCAGGATTTCATGCGCGGACGCGTCACCCTGATCGGCTGCCCTAAACTCGACAGTGTCAACTATGCTGAAAAACTGACTGAAATCCTGCAGCAAAATGAGATTAAAGACCTGACTCTGCTCCGCATGGAAGTTCCCTGTTGCGGCGGCTTGACCCATGCCGTCAAAGAGGCCCTGGCCGCCAGCGGTAAAATCATCCCCTGGCAAATCATCACTATCTCCATCGATGGCCACCAGATCGAAACCTGA